In a genomic window of Littorina saxatilis isolate snail1 linkage group LG6, US_GU_Lsax_2.0, whole genome shotgun sequence:
- the LOC138969017 gene encoding uncharacterized protein isoform X1: MSSHAVITEPCVIQKEADSLTAYNRDELSEIHVHGARTVFNRRVFGRTKHHKSTGNDFESQQEVKDRVEAVLGRWANGRSVTLWMSEHLALHLDLPVRTYPQDCWLFQVLCLGEGLKPFILTLFAGASVDREPKVASLKQFSMRCARMLTSSLLNFCHRPFILLPCTLPYDTFTVEALDVELSAQLAYARDFYGGPAALRKSAFDDMAFAVSLIASGTVVPSLLFEQDKPGKVHEWILRTDPDNEHVFHHLIAKLLCKQSGKPLSITYNSRTEAKVKIALLEAAKRLSHCQRICVVTENKDIRVCVERLAAEAKRAYGLDADWFRSCSPWESIPHADAVIAVDVSEFYDPRLIFSLSNECRDTTNKKRGITQ, from the exons atgAGTTCACATGCTGTCATAACAGAACCCTGTGTCATACAAAAAGAAGCGGACAGCCTAACTGCGT ACAACAGAGATGAACTTTCGGAAATTCATGTACACGGAGCACGTACAGTGTTCAATCGGAGGGTGTTTGGAAGAACGAAACATCACAAAAGCACTGGAAACG ATtttgaatcacaacaagaaGTAAAAGACAGAGTGGAGGCTGTTCTCGGCAGATGGGCGAATGGAAGGTCTGTCACATTGTGGATGTCAGAGCACCTGGCATTACATTTGGACTTACCTGTGCGAACCTACCCACAGGACTGCTGGCTCTTCCAAGTCCTCTGTTTAGGCGAAGGCCTTAAGCCTTTTATTCTGACTTTGTTTGCTGGTGCCTCGGTTGACAGAGAACCTAAGGTCGCATCGCTGAAACAGTTCTCCATGAGATGTGCGAGAATGCTTACATCGTCATTGCTAAACTTTTGTCATCGTCCATTTATTCTGTTGCCATGTACTTTACCATACGACACATTCACGGTTGAAGCGTTAGACGTGGAACTAAGTGCCCAGCTTGCTTACGCCAGAGATTTCTACGGAGGGCCCGCAGCGTTGCGAAAGTCCGCTTTTGATGATATGGCTTTCGCTGTGTCGCTAATTGCATCCGGAACAGTTGTACCAAGTCTTCTTTTCGAGCAAGACAAGCCAGGAAAGGTGCAC GAGTGGATCCTGCGAACTGACCCAGACAATGAACACGTCTTTCATCATTTGATTGCGAAACTACTTTGCAAACAGTCAGGAAAACCTCTTAGCATCACTTACAATAGCCGCACAGAGGCCAAAGTCAAGATTGCATTGCTGGAAGCAGCCAAACGTCTCAGTCACTGCCAACGTATATGTGTCGTCACGGAGAACAAAGACATCCGAGTTTGTGTAGA ACGCCTTGCTGCTGAGGCAAAACGTGCTTACGGCCTCGATGCAGACTGGTTTCGATCGTGTTCTCCATGGGAAAGCATTCCACATGCAGACGCTGTCATTGCAGTTGATGTCTCAGAGTTTTACGATCCCCGCTTGATTTTTAGTCTATCGAACGAGTGTCGGGACACTACAAATAAAAAACGAGGTATAACTCAGTAG
- the LOC138969017 gene encoding GTPase IMAP family member 7-like isoform X3 translates to MGSKVFESRPSFARTTCTCQSARRTLFGRIVEVVDSPGIISLEEEFGNECTHTDHDNDDEAARRFDVVCYVLNMCRSTREEIRTFGRVKKLLGEDVTRHMMIIITHADSLQQRTDPVSELRLPQHLREEFGEEMVQRHVLFDNSHRENTDQVETFFTVAREVIKDKKLYLSPTNMNIAERWDYARLEDYKEEEKRLQRYTG, encoded by the exons ATGGGAAGCAAAGTGTTTGAGAGCAGACCATCCTTCGCAAGGACGACTTGTACGTGTCAGTCTGCCCGTCGGACGCTTTTCGGTCGGATCGTGGAG GTTGTCGACAGTCCAGGAATCATCAGCCTCGAGGAAGAGTTCGGCAACGAGTGCACTCACACTGAccatgacaacgacgacgaggCTGCCAGGAGATTCGACGTTGTCTGCTATGTCCTCAATATGTGTCGATCAACCCGCGAAGAAATCAGAACTTTTGGTAGAGTGAAGAAACTGCTGGGAGAAGATGTTACGAGACACATGATGATCATCATCACTCACGCTGACAGCCTTCAGCAAAGAACTGACCCAGTTTCCGAGCTTCGTTTACCGCAGCATCTCCGAGAAGAGTTTGGAGAGGAGATGGTTCAGCGCCATGTCTTGTTTGATAATTCTCACAGAGAGAATACTGACCAGGTCGAGACATTTTTCACAGTCGCGCGTGAAGTGATCAAAGACAAAAAGCTGTATTTAAGCCCGACTAACATGAACATCGCGGAGCGCTGGGACTATGCTAGGCTAGAGGACTACAAGGAAGAGGAGAAACGACTGCAAAGATACACTGGTTAA
- the LOC138969017 gene encoding uncharacterized protein isoform X2, whose protein sequence is MSSHAVITEPCVIQKEADSLTAYNRDELSEIHVHGARTVFNRRVFGRTKHHKSTGNDFESQQEVKDRVEAVLGRWANGRSVTLWMSEHLALHLDLPVRTYPQDCWLFQVLCLGEGLKPFILTLFAGASVDREPKVASLKQFSMRCARMLTSSLLNFCHRPFILLPCTLPYDTFTVEALDVELSAQLAYARDFYGGPAALRKSAFDDMAFAVSLIASGTVVPSLLFEQDKPGKEWILRTDPDNEHVFHHLIAKLLCKQSGKPLSITYNSRTEAKVKIALLEAAKRLSHCQRICVVTENKDIRVCVERLAAEAKRAYGLDADWFRSCSPWESIPHADAVIAVDVSEFYDPRLIFSLSNECRDTTNKKRGITQ, encoded by the exons atgAGTTCACATGCTGTCATAACAGAACCCTGTGTCATACAAAAAGAAGCGGACAGCCTAACTGCGT ACAACAGAGATGAACTTTCGGAAATTCATGTACACGGAGCACGTACAGTGTTCAATCGGAGGGTGTTTGGAAGAACGAAACATCACAAAAGCACTGGAAACG ATtttgaatcacaacaagaaGTAAAAGACAGAGTGGAGGCTGTTCTCGGCAGATGGGCGAATGGAAGGTCTGTCACATTGTGGATGTCAGAGCACCTGGCATTACATTTGGACTTACCTGTGCGAACCTACCCACAGGACTGCTGGCTCTTCCAAGTCCTCTGTTTAGGCGAAGGCCTTAAGCCTTTTATTCTGACTTTGTTTGCTGGTGCCTCGGTTGACAGAGAACCTAAGGTCGCATCGCTGAAACAGTTCTCCATGAGATGTGCGAGAATGCTTACATCGTCATTGCTAAACTTTTGTCATCGTCCATTTATTCTGTTGCCATGTACTTTACCATACGACACATTCACGGTTGAAGCGTTAGACGTGGAACTAAGTGCCCAGCTTGCTTACGCCAGAGATTTCTACGGAGGGCCCGCAGCGTTGCGAAAGTCCGCTTTTGATGATATGGCTTTCGCTGTGTCGCTAATTGCATCCGGAACAGTTGTACCAAGTCTTCTTTTCGAGCAAGACAAGCCAGGAAAG GAGTGGATCCTGCGAACTGACCCAGACAATGAACACGTCTTTCATCATTTGATTGCGAAACTACTTTGCAAACAGTCAGGAAAACCTCTTAGCATCACTTACAATAGCCGCACAGAGGCCAAAGTCAAGATTGCATTGCTGGAAGCAGCCAAACGTCTCAGTCACTGCCAACGTATATGTGTCGTCACGGAGAACAAAGACATCCGAGTTTGTGTAGA ACGCCTTGCTGCTGAGGCAAAACGTGCTTACGGCCTCGATGCAGACTGGTTTCGATCGTGTTCTCCATGGGAAAGCATTCCACATGCAGACGCTGTCATTGCAGTTGATGTCTCAGAGTTTTACGATCCCCGCTTGATTTTTAGTCTATCGAACGAGTGTCGGGACACTACAAATAAAAAACGAGGTATAACTCAGTAG
- the LOC138968164 gene encoding uncharacterized protein: MIFAAAVLFLGMSLLIVANLLHLSDLMRYSEMQGSPSDLLPLWNASAKSELLLHNETSPFNVSTIPNDSLGYENSILVSSSSSRNSESVPFTAVLSSEAAGNETGQNEPSKNPSEVPFKAGLVMVAFILLDIGYDTLNGFTKSFILTCTPRSEHTSVLLVGLVMASAGGVSTAALGVVDFASLLGLSHIEGGSLSIQTTVQGVVVMVLVVLGLLTTLLTGRYQLSQNSNHDDLHTSNDDSKVKTESSTSPDDEMTRSLWSVTLAHSVSSQSNAGVDFDPMLTPWNVDNTESSEKRLILTDKGKDALPNSHNLSQASHYGTQDSASGVALFKDQGRTPRGLKANVAIICISAYLFFGELFLFTYTSSDFAGKAICGGDPSAPPGSESLSRYQEGLRYASWGFLGHCSSYLLMCIVQPRILAVLGYRVEFVLANMMLAISLMTLALTARLEVFFLAAVVAGFQRACFYFVPYAVINDVVQSMEANSGSGKEKVGLAMSLVSACIPLVYCTIYSLVGPLEDLTGMVTIPLWLGTGLGCLSSAVFLFLGKL, encoded by the exons ATGATTTTTGCAGCTGCTGTCCTTTTTCTGGGGATGAGTCTCCTCATCGTTGCAAACTTGTTGCATCTGTCTGATCTGATGCGATACAGTGAAATGCAGGGCTCCCCGAGCGATCTCCTGCCTCTTTGGAATGCATCTGCCAAAAGCGAATTACTACTACACAACGAAACCAGTCCATTCAATGTGTCCACAATTCCAAATGATAGTCTCGGATATGAAAACAGCATACTTGTCTCATCTTCGTCATCGAGGAATTCTGAGAGCGTTCCATTTACAGCAGTTCTATCGAGCGAAGCAGCGGGGAATGAAACAGGACAGAATGAACCGAGTAAAAATCCGTCTGAG GTACCCTTCAAAGCCGGTCTGGTTATGGTGGCGTTCATTCTGCTCGACATAGGGTACGACACCTTAAACGGCTTCACCAAGTCCTTCATACTGACGTGCACCCCTCGCTCTGAACACACCTCTGTTCTCCTTGTCGGACTTGTCATGGCGTCCGCTGGTGGGGTGTCCACGGCAGCTCTAGGGGTGGTGGATTTTGCGTCGCTTCTTGGCTTGTCGCATATAGAAGG TGGCAGTCTTTCCATACAGACTACAGTCCAGGGCGTTGTGGTGATGGTGTTGGTTGTTCTGGGTCTGCTCACCACTCTGCTAACGGGCCGGTATCAGCTCAGTCAAAACTCAAACCACGATGACCTCCATACTTCAAATGATGACTCCAAAGTCAAGACTGAAAGCAGTACCAGCCCTGATGATGAAATGACAAGAAGTTTGTGGTCAGTCACCCTAGCGCACAGTGTTTCTTCACAGAGTAATGCTGGGGTGGACTTTGATCCCATGTTGACGCCTTGGAATGTTGACAACACGGAGTCTTCAGAGAAAAGACTTATCCTGACCGACAAAGGAAAGGACGCGCTTCCCAACTCCCACAATTTGTCCCAGGCTTCTCACTATGGAACACAAGACTCTGCTTCGGGGGTTGCCCTGTTTAAAGACCAAGGCCGCACGCCTCGGGGTTTAAAGGCCAACGTTGCAATAATTTGTATCTCTGCATACCTTTTCTTTGGAGAGCTGTTCCTGTTCACGTACACCAGTTCTGATTTCGCGGGGAAAGCCATCTGTGGGGGTGATCCCAGTGCGCCTCCCGGTTCTGAGAGTCTATCAAG GTATCAGGAAGGATTGCGATATGCGTCATGGGGATTCCTCGGCCATTGTTCATCTTATCTTTTGATGTGCATAGTCCAACCTAGAATACTAGCTGTACTAG gttATCGTGTGGAATTTGTGTTGGCCAACATGATGCTGGCAATAAGTCTAATGACCCTGGCACTGACCGCCAGACTGGAGGTCTTCTTCCTCGCCGCCGTGGTGGCCGGCTTTCAGAGGGCCTGCTTCTACTTCGTCCCTTACGCCGTCATCAATGACGTCGTACAGTCCATG GAAGCAAACTCAGGAAGCGGAAAGGAGAAAGTAGGACTGGCCATGTCTCTGGTCAGTGCCTGTATCCCTCTGGTCTACTGCACCATTTACAGCCTGGTGGGACCCCTGGAGGACTTGACTGGTATGGTCACCATTCCGCTGTGGTTGGGAACTGGGCTCGGTTGTCTGTCTTCTGCGGTCTTCCTCTTCCTGGGAAAACTATAG